Within Haematobia irritans isolate KBUSLIRL chromosome 2, ASM5000362v1, whole genome shotgun sequence, the genomic segment tgcactagggtgaaacacaatgttagtaaaaaacaagtaagtaaagtctaaagtcgggcggggccgactatattataccctgcaccactttgtggatctaaattttcgtaccatatcacatccgtcaaatgtgttgagggctatatataaaggtttgtcccaaatacatacatttaaatatcactcgatctggacagattttgatagacttctacaaaatctatagacttaaaatttaagtcggctaatgcactagggtggaacacaatgttagtaaaaaaatgtgggaaacatttaaatctgaagcaattttaaggaaacttcgcaaaagtttatttatgatttatcgctcgatatatatttataagaagtttaggaaaattagagccatttttacaacttgttgactaagcagtggcgattttacaaggaaaatgttggtattttgaccatttttgtcgaaatcagaaaaacatatatatgggagctatatctaaatctgaaccgatttcaaccaaatttagcacgcatagctacaatgctaattctactccctttgcaaaattccaacaaaatcggagttaaaaattggcctctgtggtcatatgagtgtaaatcgggcgaaagctatatatgggagctatatctaaatctgaaccgatttcaataaaattgggcacatttgactacactactagttgtactgctagtgcaaaatttcaatccaaTTGGGCCAAatttctggcttctaggaccatattagtccatatcgcgcgaaagatatatatgggagctatatctaaatctgaaccgatttcaaccaaatttggcacacaagactacactactaattgtacttctagtgcaaaatttcaaccaaattgggccaaaactctggcttctaggaccatattagtcaatatcgggcgaaagatatatatggaagctatacctaaatctgaaccgatttcaataaaatttagcacacttgactacactactaattgtattctatgtgcaaaatttcaaccaaattgggcataaactctggcttctgggttcatataagtccatatcggacaaaagatatatatgggagctatatctaaatctgaaccgatttcaatcaaattttgcacactcgactatactaccaattgtactcctcgtgcagaatttcaagcaaatcgggataaaactctggcttttggttccatataagtgcatatcgggcgaaagatatatgggagctatatctaaatctgaaccgatttcttccaaaatcaatagggttctattctgacccaaaacaggaacatgtgccaaatttgaagtcgattggacctaaactgcgacctagactttgatcacaaaaatgtgttcacagacagactgacggacggacagacggacatggttatatcaactcagggaaccaccccgagtattattgccaaagacaccatgtgtctatctcgtccccttctgggtgttacaaacatatgcactaacttataataccctgttccacagtgtggcgcagggtataaatatgggaaacatttaaatctgaagcaattttaaggaaacttcgcaaaagtttatttatgatttatcgctctatatatatgtattagaagtttaggaaaattagagtcatttttacaacttttcgactaagcagtggcgatttgacaaggaaaattttggtattttgacaatttttgtcgaaatcagaataacatatatatgtgggagctatatctaaatctgaaccgatttcaaccaaatttggcacgcatagctacaatgctaattctactccctgtgcaaaatttcaactaaatcggagtaaaaaattggcctctgtggtcatatgagtgtaaatcgggcgaaagctatatatgggagctctatctaaatctgaaccgatttcaaccaaatttggcacgcatagctacaatgctaattctactccctgttcaaaatttcaactaaatcggagcaaacaattggcctctgtggtcatatgagtgtaaatcgggcgaaagctatatatgggagctatatctaaatctgaaccgatttcaaccaaatttggcacgcatagctacaatgctaattctactccctgggcaaaatttcaattaaatcggagtaaaagattggccactgtggtcctatgagtgtaaatcgggcgaacgatatatatgggagcgatatatctaaatctgaaccgatttcaataaaattgggcacacttgactacactactaattgtactcctagtacaaaatttcaaccaaattggggtaaaactctggcttctgggaccgtattagtccatatcgggcgaaagatatatatgggagctatatctaaatctgaaccgatttcaataaaatttggcacacttgactatagtactaattgttcttcttgtgcaaaattttaagcaaattagggtaaaactctggcttctgggaccatatcgggcgaaatatatatattggagctatatctaactctgaaccgaattcttccaaaatcaatagggttctattctgagccaaaacacatacttgtgccacatttgaagtcgattgcacTAAAACtgagacctagactttgattacaaaaatgtgttcacggacggacatggctatatagactcaggagcccaccctgagcatttttgccaaagacaccatgtgtctatctcgtctccttctgggtgttgcaaacatatgcactaacttataatatcatGTTCCacggtgtggcgcagggtataattacaaaatgttcattaataaaataaagaaataaaaaaaattttctatagaaataaaattttgacaaaattttctacagaaattaaattttgacaaaattttctatagaaataaaattttgacaaaattttctattgaaaaaaaaaatttgacaaaattttcttagaaataaaaatttgacaaaatttcctatagaaataaaattttgacaacattttctatagaaataaaattttgacaaaattttctattgaaataaaattttgacaaaattttcttagaaataaaaatttgacaaaattttctatagaaataaaattttgacaaaattttctatagaaataaaattttgacaaaattttctatagaaataaaattttgacaaaattttctatagaaatgaaaatttgaatttgaaatttgaaaaaattctataaaaataaaattttctatagaaataagattttgacaatattttatatagaaataaaattttggcaaaattgtctacagaaatagaattttgaaaaaatttcctatagaaataaacttttattgatgtttttgatctcagcttaaaaccgtgcattgactaaactacaagtgtagcttaaccaacagaggaaaagtatgcttgttaaatttatttgggcaaaaccctatagactgcaagatggttggatgtacagctgtttcggaattaccacattcctgatcagcatcctctacttgcagcaaaactatcaaccaattatcagaataaattcgggtaattcactcaatccAAAGTgagctacacttgaaccttccgaaaaaaggtttgatagtcggctactgcctaaacaaatttgcaagcatatctcttttcctttgccaaactcaaatcatcgatttgaatgtagttgggtggcttttcctctgttggttaagctgcacttgtagtttagtcaatgcatggttttaagctgagatcaaaaacaacaataatgattgaagagaaaccaacaataacaaacaaaacgaatgaaataaacttttgttaaaaaagattagaccgatttctcgaaaaaatccccaaatttatggaaatttcccaagttcccaactcagaaatttcgtccccattcacgaaaaatatccccaatttggggggaaaatccccagtactggcaacactgatgtaAACAGCTTGCAGATtatgtcttcaaatttggcacagagtcttTACTCGGGTTAAAgagaatcgctattgattttggaaaaaatcggttgaaatttagatatagctgccgtatatatttatcaccaaatatcagccaaatcggttcagatatagatatggcTGATTTCCACTCAcgtgactacagaggccaaagttttactccgatttatgtgaaattttgcagagatagtagaattaacattcttactatgcgaatcaaatttggccaaaatcggtgcagatttagatatagcctccatatctttcgcccaatatatacatatatatggcaccAGAGGTCAGTGTTTcaccttaattttttttcgagtttTACACAAAGAGTGCAGCTGATGGTGTCGCCAAGTATGTCAAatatggttcaaatcggttcagatttacatttagctcccatatacatctttcagccgatttacactcatatgatcacagagggcaaaatttttctacgatttacgtgaaattttgcagaaatagtAGAATTaagattctaactatgcatgtcaaattagactttatttatttgttttaaattaaaattgtgttaaaaatagCTGAATATGTCTTGAAACGAAtgctaataaaattaaaaaaatattagactACGACCTCATCACAACAAAGGCCGTTTCgtggccgattatcgattttaGGTCGAATAACTAAACCGAAGCCGATTCTTCGAACGAGCTTAATATAACCTTTTAAGCGCATAGACTTTTTCTGcagaataataattattttttttaaagaagaaaAACTGAATCATCTATTGTAGGTAAAGACCCTATATCAAAATATAGTACACTACATGCGATATTCAGAATATTAATGTATTGGTCTAAAGGAACTTTAAATTCTTGCTCCATGCATATTACCCACAAATGGCaaatggagaaataaaattgcttaaACATGCTTCAGGGTGATTTATTTTAAACCATAATCACTGTTTATAGTGCCTATTTTATAATTGTGTCACATTCTTTATGggtcattattaaaaaattttgtgtgagtGGACAAGTGtttcaatttattattataaatataaaacactTGACCACAAATCTAGAAATGAGATTATTGACTTCCATATAACAGACCACAAATAGTAAAACACTATGATTCACCTGATTTTGTGTTCATCAGTATATTGAACTATTCATTAAATTTGATTGATATTGATTAAACAataggaaaaatttaataatcaattttatACTTAAAAACATATCCTAATCATTACCAAAATTACTGATAACATCATTCATTTTAATCagttttataatgaaattttcaatttcttggaAACTTACGCTTATATTAGAAAATATGGTGCCACTCAACATAAATAAGACTCTGGGATCTTTTTCCATAATGTTATTGGGAGATATGAAAGGCCATACCAGTAACAGGACCATAAAAGCCAATAAAGGCCACATGGGTCGAATGGCTTCCGAAAATGAACGCATTTTTCCTGTACGTTCAACATAAGAGCTATTGAAAAAGATAAATAGAAATGTGTAATTTTGCAAAttcatcaaaattctattatatGCATTAATACTCACTTGTATATATTGACCACCACCATTGGAGTATTGGCCATTGCACTGAAATGCAATAGACATTCAATAGCATTACCCAATGGTATACCAAAAGGTAAATCTCTTTTCCAAAATTCAAAACCAAACCACCATGTGATCAGGTACATAGCTGTAGAGCCCCACATGCTGAGATCGTAACCCCAAGGCAAATATAGAACACCAGTATTGTATTTTTCCcaatgggaaatataaaaattaaaaaataccatCCAGCATACATAATACATACGTATGGGAGCCACTGAGTAAATAGGTGAACGACCAAATATACTATACAGGCAAGTCGGTATCAATACAGCTGTGTACGAATCTAATCCATGATCAAAAAGTTCGCCCAGAGGTCCTGATAGACCTATACGTCTGGCTTGTTTACCATCTATACCATCCAATGTATAGGCCAGAAATATATTAATAGCCGTACATAGCCATACCCAAGATGGTATGGGTGTTGTATTTTCTAATCCTGAGCTGGCATAAAAATTCCAATCATAATACGAAAGCAGGCAAAAGTTTAAGGCTGTACACAGGAATCCCAGAAATGTCATAACATTTGGTGCAAGCCATCTTGGAAAAAActgcaataaaacaaaataagtttACATAGTGAGTAACACAGTTTAAATATAAAAGGTGAAATTTCCCATTGGGTATGGCAATCTGCCTATTTCATGTTAGACAATCATCTTTGTGCATGTCAAAACATCATTCTCCTggtccataaaattttctatagaaataaaattttgaacaaattttctatagaaataacatttttacaacatttttctatagaaataaaattttgacaaaattctctataaaagtattttttttttctacagaaacaaaattttgacaaaattttctatagaaatctagtttagacaaaattttctacagaaataaaattttaacaaaattttctatagcaataaaattttgacaaatttttctataaaaataaaattttaacaaaattttctatagaaataaaatttaaacaaaattttctatacaaatagaattttgacaaaattttctatagaaataaaattttgacaaaattttctatagaaatacaatttttgacaaaattttctatagaaatacaatttttgacaaaattttctatagaaataaaattgttgacaaaattttctatagaaataaaattttctataaaaataaaattttgacaaaatttttgatagaaataaaattttgaaaaaattttctatagaaataaaattttgacaaaattttctatagaaataaatttttgacaaaattgtctatagaaataaaattttgacaaaattttctatagaaataaaattttgacaatattttctgtagaaataaaatgttgacgacattttctgtagaaaaaaaaaattgacaaaattttctatagaaataaaatttttgacaaaattttctatagaaataaaatttttaacaaaattttctatagaaataacatttttgacaaactttcctatagaaataaaatttttgacaaaatttcctatagaaataaaattttctatataaataaaattttgaaaaaatttttgttagaaataaaatttttacaaaattttctatagaaataaaattttctataaaaataaaattttgacaaaattttctatagaaataaaatttcctataaaaataaaattttgacaaaattttttatacaaatataattttgaaaaatttttctataaaaatgaaattttgacaaaattttttatagaagtaaaattttgataaaattttctatagaaataaaagtttgataaaattttctatagaaaaaaatttaacaaaattttctatagaaataaaattttgacaacatttctatagaaataaaattttaacaaaatttttgatagaaaaaattttgataacaaaattttttatagaagtgaatttttgacaaaattttctatagaaataaaattttgacaaaattttctatagaaataaaattttgacaaaattctctataaaagtaaaattttaacaaaattttctatagaaataaaatttggacaacattttctgtagaaataaatgtcgatagaaataaaatttttcacaaaattttctatagaaataaaatttttgacaaaatttttatatagaaataaaattttgacaaaattttctatagaaatgaaattttgacaaaattttctatagaaataaaatttaaacaaaattttctatacaaatagaattttgacaaaattttctatagaaataaaattttgacaaaattttctatagaaatacaatttttgacaaaattttctatagaaatacaatttttgacaaaattttctatagaaataaaattttctataaaaataaaattttgacaaaatttttgatagaaataaaattttgaaaaaattttctatagaaataaaattttgacaaaattttctatagaaataaatttttgacaaaattgtctatagaaataaaattttgacaaaattttctatagaaataaaattttgacaatattttctgtagaaataaaatgttgacgacattttctgtagaaaaaaaaattgacaaaattttctatagaaataaaatttttgacaaaattttctatagaaataaaatttttaacaaaattttctatagaaataacatttttgacaaactttcctatagaaataaaatttttgacaaaatttcctatagaaataaaattttctatataaataaaattttgaaaaaatttttgatagaaataaaatttttacaaaattttctatagaaataaaattttctataaaaataaaattttgacaaaattttctatagaaataaaatttcctataaaaataaaattttgacaaaattttttatacaaatataattttgacaaatttttctataaaaatgaaattttgacaaaattttttatagaagtaaaattttgataaaattttctatagaaataaaagtttgataaaattttctatagaaaaaaatttaacaaaattttctatagaaataaaattttgacaacattttctatagaaataaaattttaacaaaatttttgatagaaaaaattttgataacaaaattttttatagaagtgaaattttgacaaaattttctatagaaataaaattttgacaaaattttctatagaaataaaattttgacaaaattctctataaaagtaaaattttaacaaaattttctatagaaataaaatttggacaacattttctgtagaaataaatgtcgatagaaataacatttttcacaaaattttctatagaaataaaatttttgacaaaattttctatagaaataaaattttgacaaaattttctatagaaatgaaattttgacaaaattttctatagaaattagaggtgtgcacgtgacacgaaattatcgtgggtcatgagtcacgctgatggtaactgcgtgagtgtgcgtgattatccaaacaaataatatcttcgtgagtgtgcgtgagtaacgaatttcggaaaaacacacgaaacataaaatgcttagtgttaaaagttttataacgctctcgattttagtcatactcatattttcagtcaggttctataggtaaattactcataaaattattcgtgagtcacgaggtttctcgtgagtcacgatatttttcgtgagtcacgacagttaaaagattttcgtgcgtgagtacaaattttcttttcgtgagcgtgagtcccacCAAAaactatcgtgcgtgagtgtgcgtgaataagacttctccgtcgtgagtgtgcgtgagtaaaatattactcacgtgcacacctctaatagaaatacaatttttacaaaattttctacagaaataaaatttttacaaaattttctgtagaaataaagctttgacaaaattttctatcaaaaaaaaattttgacaaaattttctatagaaataaaattttgacaaaattttctatagaaataaaatcttgacaaaattttctatagaagtaaaattttgacaaaattttctatagaaataaaattttgacaaaattctctataaacgtaaaattttaacaaaattttctatagaaataaaatattgacaaaattttctataaaaataaaattttgacaaaattttctatagaaataaaattttgacaaaattttctatagaaataaagctttgacaaaattttctatcaaaaaaattttgacaaaattttctatagaaataaaattttgacaaaattttttatagaaataaaatcttgacaaaattttctatagaagtaaaattttgacaaaattttctatagaaataaaattttgacaaaattctctataaatgtaaaattttaacaaaattttctatagaaataaaattttgacaacattttctatacaaataaaatttcgacaaaatttttgatagaaataaaaatatttgagaaaatttttcatacaaattaaattttgacaaaatttttatatccggAAATGACATACAAGCCTGTCGTGGTATgctttacggaatccatgtttatGGTTGGtacctggaaaattctccacaaggcttgggagaagtagtgcctcaagtagtGTCTTAGTCACAGATGAGAGAAGGGAAATTGGTTTGTATGATTCACCCTTGCTTGAGTCTGTGGCTGACTTCTGTAGCGGAATCACAGTACCCATTTTCCAgatatcgggtataatgagcgaTTTCAAGGACTTCCTTAAACCACAACGATACTGCATTAACTAACTAAATAACCAATATTATCCAAGTCCAAATACCAAAAGTTCTTCAATCGATTTAAATTCCCTGAAAATCACAATCGCTAACTATATCCGAAAATGCTTTCCCAGTTTTGctataaaatcacaaaaaatcaGCATTTGCGGTAGCTCTCCTAattattcaaaacaaaaaaacattccaTGCTTTCTCAATAAAACTAAAGAAATTTCCTTAGCATGTTTGGCATTTTATGACACCACTCGCCTTTAGGCTATAAATTTTAACACGCGACAATTAAAAACCCCAATCCCTGTTAACAAATTACACACACGCTTTCATATCTCAGCACTGTGTGACATGGTATGGCTCCAAAAGAAATGAGAATATTGCATGAGAAAAAAACCACCTACCACCTATCACGTATTTGACGTAAGCGATAGATCGAACGCATaatgatttaaaataaattaatactatGATAAGGAAACACAAGGTACTTGCCActtttattctaaaaaaaaatcaatattatttATTGGTTGTATGAATCACAGAAGAACTTAGGTGTTAAAAATTTGCTCTAAAACTAACCTTTTAAGTGATAACTTAGTCACATAGTAGCAATGATTTAATTGAGGTATTCGCCAAGTGCTTAAGGGAATACACAGACTGTTCTATGTCCACTGACAGAACAGAAAtaggacaaaatattattttccactGTGCCCCCTCCCTTTTTTGCATGTAGTCCGTACATTTTACCATGGGGCATTTATGCAATATAAAACATGCCTATCAACATTGGCAACTAAATTGTAGCAGTATTACATTACATTACATTTCTTCCACCTCTGTTTAGGGTAGCTTTGACAAAGTAAACATGTTTACATAAGCCCATATATCTTGACAAGAAGAAAACACAGTGAaagttagaaatgaaattcatttCACTTGGGCAGAAAAACACAGGtgttgaatttttaataaattgcatACGAAATTATGTTTAACACAGCAGCTTGATGTGCACATGGTCAGCAAGATAAAAAGAGTATTTCGATCACATTCTATATTCTGATGTCGTTTGCCCTTATTCCGTCcttattatttgtcaaaatgttttttctatagaaaattttgtcaaaattttatgtctatagaaaattttgtcaaaattttatgtctatagaaaattttgtcaaaattttatgtctatagaaaattttgtcaaaattttatgtctatagaaaatttttcaaaattttatgcctatacaaaattttgtcaaaattttatttccatagacttttttttgtttctctagaaaattttggcaaaattttatttctatagaaaattttgtcaaaattttatttctatagaaaattttgtcaaaattttatttctatagaaaattttgtcaacattttatttctatattaaattttcttaattttttttctatacaaaatttggttaaaattttatttctattaaaaattttgtcaaaattttatttctatagaaaattttggcaaaattttatttctatagaaaattttgtcaaaattttatttctatagaaaattttgtccaaattttatttctatagaaaattttgtcaaaattttatttctctagaaaattttggcaaaattttaattctctagaaaattttggaaaatttttatttctatagaaaattttatccacattttatttctatagaaaattttgtcaaaattttattgctatagaaaatgttgtcaaaattctatttctatagaaaattttgtcaatattttatttctatagaaaattttgtaaaaaaaaaaaaaaatattttatgtctatagaaaattttgtcaaaattttatttccaaagaatttttttatttctatagaaaagtttgtcaaaattttatttctatagaaaatgttgtcaatattttatttccatagaaaatgttgtcaacagtttatttctatagaaaattttgtcaatattttatttctatagaaatttttgccacaattttatttctctaaaaaattttgtctaaattttattgctatagaaaatattgacaaaattctatttctatagaaaattttgacaaaattctatttctatagaaaattttgtcaaaattttatttctatagaaaattttgtccaaattttatttctatagaaaattttgtcaacattttatttttatagaaaattttgtcaatattttatttctatagaaaattttgtaaaaattttattcctgtataaaatttagccaaaattgtatttctatagaaaattttgccaaaattttatttctatagaaaattttgccaaaattttatttctatagaaaattttgccaaaattttatttctatagaaaattttgccaaaattttatttctatagaaaattttgccaaaattttatttctatagaaaattttgccaaaattttatttctatagaaaattttgtaaaaattttatttctatagaaaattttgtcaaaagtttatttctataaaaaattttgtcaaaattttatttctatagaaaattttgccaaaattttatttctatagaaaattttgccaaaattttatttctatagaaaattttgtcaaaattttatttctatagaaaattttgtcaaaattttatttctatagaaaattttgtcaaaattttatttctatacaaaattttttgtcaaaattttatttctatacaaaattttttgtcaaaattttatttctatagaaaattttgccaaaattttatttctatagaaaattttgccaaaattttatttctatagaaaattttgccaaaattttatttctatagaaaattttgccaaaattttatttctatagaaaattttgtaaaaattttatttctatagaaaattttgtcaaaagtttatttctataaaaaattttgtcaaaattttatttctatagaaaattttgccaaaattttatttctata encodes:
- the LOC142223648 gene encoding ethanolaminephosphotransferase 1; its protein translation is MTLVQQLLNYKYLDKEHLNGFDNYKYSARDTSPLSVYVMHPFWNWIVKFFPRWLAPNVMTFLGFLCTALNFCLLSYYDWNFYASSGLENTTPIPSWVWLCTAINIFLAYTLDGIDGKQARRIGLSGPLGELFDHGLDSYTAVLIPTCLYSIFGRSPIYSVAPIRMYYVCWMVFFNFYISHWEKYNTGVLYLPWGYDLSMWGSTAMYLITWWFGFEFWKRDLPFGIPLGNAIECLLHFSAMANTPMVVVNIYNSYVERTGKMRSFSEAIRPMWPLLAFMVLLLVWPFISPNNIMEKDPRVLFMLSGTIFSNISCRLIVAQMSNTRCENFHWMTPIYVIFIALGLWIPFLERFLLYLLFILTTLSHWHYGASVVNQMCEHFNRICFSVHMRKPKVEEEKTKTNGQSSSSSPKDAIASSSSQISSNLATSPEKLE